A stretch of Myxococcus hansupus DNA encodes these proteins:
- a CDS encoding YggS family pyridoxal phosphate-dependent enzyme gives MSDGSVAERLAAVRERLAAACARAGRPVESVTLVAVSKLKPAALIREAYAAGQRDFGENYAQELRDKAVELADLDGLRWHAIGALQTNKVKYVARVAGAFHALDRLEVARELSKRREGAPPLPVYVEVNVGAEATKSGLAPTALGAFLDELRALPGLQPVGLMALPPPTDDEARARGDFRTLRELARTHGLQGLSMGTTHDFEWAIEEGATVVRVGTAIFGERELKSP, from the coding sequence ATGAGCGACGGGAGCGTGGCGGAGCGGCTGGCGGCGGTGCGCGAACGGCTCGCCGCGGCCTGCGCCCGGGCGGGGCGGCCCGTGGAGTCGGTGACGCTGGTGGCCGTCTCCAAGCTGAAGCCCGCGGCCCTCATCCGCGAGGCCTACGCCGCCGGCCAGCGGGACTTCGGGGAGAACTACGCCCAGGAGCTGCGGGACAAGGCCGTGGAGCTGGCGGACCTGGACGGCCTGCGGTGGCACGCCATTGGCGCGCTCCAGACGAACAAGGTGAAGTACGTGGCGCGGGTGGCCGGGGCCTTCCATGCCCTGGACCGGCTCGAGGTGGCCCGGGAGCTGTCGAAGCGCCGCGAGGGCGCCCCTCCCCTGCCCGTCTACGTCGAGGTCAACGTGGGCGCGGAGGCCACCAAGAGCGGGCTGGCGCCCACCGCGCTCGGCGCGTTCCTGGACGAACTCCGTGCGCTGCCGGGCCTCCAACCCGTGGGCTTGATGGCCCTGCCGCCGCCCACCGACGACGAGGCCCGCGCCCGGGGTGACTTCCGGACGCTGCGCGAGCTGGCCCGGACGCACGGACTGCAGGGCCTGTCCATGGGCACCACCCATGACTTCGAGTGGGCCATCGAGGAAGGCGCCACCGTGGTCCGCGTAGGCACCGCCATTTTCGGCGAGCGCGAGCTCAAATCTCCCTGA
- a CDS encoding peptidylprolyl isomerase has translation MDGLNPRKVASLLFIIGIAVVFTLQFGPGSTGFGASGGAVAPGAVATVNGKEIPLRDFAAAWAQQMNFLRSQGSPVPESLARQFGMHTQVLDRLVSTELLAQAAERHGITPSDDELRKLLFQNTDFQKDGQFNFERYQQVLRDFYRKTPQDFETELRRQLAAQKMVDVVRANAVVSDDEVRARFEKEGNQAKLVFARFLPAMYADKIPAPTAAQLAEWTKTHEKEIKEYFEANRFVYQQPERIRARQVLVKLPPEATAEQKKAALEKAQALRKEIEGGKDFAQVARDSSEDPGSKSRGGDLGWVERGSWEPALADAAFALQAGQVTQPVETKFGVHLVKVEEKQAAQDQKLEDVQKEIATTLYKQERAKQQARAEADKALAAIKGGQSLKTLFPPEKEQPALLRFETESRPEAVETDSFTAEGEAVPHLGPAPELVKATFAVSNPQPVDGVFPAGEGFVVAQVVERQKPDAEGFDKRKDELRNQARQAKQIELTESFLKALREQGAVDTNTAAIDSVVGTG, from the coding sequence ATGGACGGTCTGAATCCCCGGAAGGTTGCCTCGCTCCTGTTCATCATCGGCATCGCGGTGGTGTTCACGCTCCAGTTCGGCCCGGGCAGTACCGGCTTCGGAGCCTCGGGCGGCGCGGTGGCGCCTGGCGCGGTGGCGACGGTGAACGGCAAGGAAATCCCGCTGCGCGACTTCGCCGCGGCGTGGGCCCAGCAGATGAACTTCCTGCGCTCGCAGGGCAGCCCGGTGCCGGAGTCGCTCGCCCGCCAGTTCGGCATGCACACCCAGGTGCTCGACCGGCTGGTGAGCACGGAGCTGCTGGCCCAGGCGGCCGAGCGCCACGGCATCACCCCGTCCGACGACGAGCTGCGCAAGCTGCTCTTCCAGAACACGGACTTCCAGAAGGACGGCCAGTTCAACTTCGAGCGCTACCAGCAGGTGCTGCGCGACTTCTACCGGAAGACGCCGCAGGACTTCGAGACGGAGCTGCGCCGCCAGTTGGCCGCCCAGAAGATGGTGGACGTGGTGCGCGCCAACGCCGTCGTCTCCGACGACGAGGTCCGCGCCCGCTTCGAGAAGGAAGGCAACCAGGCCAAGCTCGTCTTCGCGCGCTTCCTGCCGGCCATGTACGCCGACAAGATTCCCGCCCCCACCGCCGCCCAACTGGCCGAGTGGACGAAGACGCACGAGAAGGAGATCAAGGAGTACTTCGAGGCCAACCGCTTCGTGTACCAGCAGCCGGAGCGCATCCGCGCGCGCCAGGTGCTGGTGAAGCTGCCCCCGGAGGCCACCGCCGAGCAGAAGAAGGCGGCCCTGGAGAAGGCGCAGGCGCTGCGCAAGGAGATCGAAGGCGGCAAGGACTTCGCCCAGGTGGCGCGTGACAGCAGCGAGGACCCGGGCAGCAAGTCGCGCGGTGGCGACCTGGGCTGGGTGGAGCGCGGGAGCTGGGAGCCGGCGCTGGCGGACGCGGCCTTCGCGCTGCAGGCCGGCCAGGTGACGCAGCCGGTGGAGACCAAGTTCGGCGTGCACCTGGTGAAGGTGGAGGAGAAGCAGGCCGCCCAGGACCAGAAGCTGGAGGACGTGCAGAAGGAGATCGCCACCACGCTCTACAAGCAGGAGCGCGCCAAGCAGCAGGCCCGCGCCGAGGCAGACAAGGCGCTGGCCGCCATCAAGGGTGGCCAGTCGCTGAAGACGCTGTTCCCGCCGGAGAAGGAGCAGCCCGCGCTGCTGCGCTTCGAGACGGAGTCGCGCCCGGAGGCCGTGGAGACGGACAGCTTCACCGCCGAGGGTGAGGCGGTGCCGCACCTGGGCCCCGCGCCCGAGCTGGTGAAGGCGACCTTCGCCGTCAGCAACCCGCAGCCGGTGGACGGGGTGTTCCCCGCCGGTGAGGGCTTCGTGGTGGCGCAGGTGGTGGAGCGCCAGAAGCCGGACGCGGAGGGCTTCGACAAGCGCAAGGACGAGCTGCGCAACCAGGCCCGTCAGGCCAAGCAGATCGAGCTGACGGAGTCCTTCCTCAAGGCGCTGCGCGAGCAGGGCGCGGTGGATACGAACACCGCCGCCATCGACTCGGTGGTGGGCACCGGGTGA
- a CDS encoding Maf family protein: protein MHMNADQTLLILASASPRRRELLSQLDIRFTVSAADIDETPHPGEAAPAYVERLAREKARVVAARHPGAWVLAADTTVALGTELMGKPRDPEEAQAMLTRLSGRTHDVYTGVALAGRHEEALVVHTRVTFRALRESEMAWYAHSGEPLDKAGAYAIQGKGGFLVAGVEGSTSNVVGLPLGETVALLERAGVPVPWRTE from the coding sequence ATGCACATGAACGCAGATCAAACGTTGCTCATCCTGGCTTCCGCGTCGCCGCGACGGCGTGAACTTCTGTCACAGTTGGACATCCGCTTCACCGTCTCCGCGGCGGACATCGACGAAACGCCCCACCCGGGGGAGGCCGCGCCGGCCTACGTCGAGCGGCTCGCCCGGGAGAAGGCCCGCGTGGTGGCCGCCCGCCACCCCGGCGCCTGGGTGCTGGCCGCCGACACCACCGTGGCCCTGGGGACCGAGCTGATGGGCAAGCCCCGGGACCCGGAGGAGGCCCAGGCCATGCTCACGCGCCTGTCCGGCCGCACCCACGACGTCTACACCGGCGTGGCCCTGGCGGGCCGGCACGAGGAGGCGCTGGTCGTTCACACGCGCGTCACCTTCCGAGCCCTGCGTGAATCGGAGATGGCCTGGTACGCCCACTCCGGCGAGCCCCTGGACAAGGCGGGCGCCTACGCCATCCAGGGCAAGGGCGGCTTCCTCGTCGCCGGCGTGGAGGGCAGCACCTCCAATGTCGTGGGCCTGCCCCTGGGTGAGACGGTGGCGCTGCTGGAGCGGGCCGGCGTGCCCGTGCCCTGGAGGACGGAATGA
- a CDS encoding PilZ domain-containing protein, with product MQRKGGQKAVGTTRVEAPVRAPVQQAPVLAKEARPVAAAPARAPVAAPAAVSAEPRPTFSPLIEMNQGEAEHRHFPRAQLGTRFEVWVDDEAGERRFEASLLSINVSVSGAFLESTFYLPLGTVLGVRFSLEPGAAPVLARAEIVREERGDGPEGRSGFGVRFLDFSGQTEVALARLFVGMRLRAFAEDYLKSQRARSLPNEVERVVDVLAAWELLKATSSVSDPWQG from the coding sequence ATGCAGAGGAAGGGTGGCCAGAAGGCAGTGGGGACAACCCGCGTGGAGGCGCCGGTGCGAGCGCCCGTGCAGCAGGCGCCGGTGCTGGCGAAGGAGGCGCGCCCCGTGGCGGCGGCGCCCGCGCGAGCGCCGGTGGCCGCGCCCGCGGCGGTGAGCGCCGAGCCTCGGCCCACGTTCTCACCCTTGATTGAGATGAATCAGGGGGAGGCGGAGCACCGTCACTTTCCCCGGGCCCAGCTCGGCACGCGGTTCGAGGTCTGGGTGGATGACGAGGCGGGGGAGCGCCGCTTCGAGGCGAGCCTGCTCTCCATCAACGTGAGCGTCAGCGGCGCGTTCCTGGAGAGCACCTTCTACCTGCCACTGGGCACGGTGCTGGGCGTCCGCTTCTCATTGGAGCCGGGGGCCGCGCCGGTGCTGGCGCGCGCGGAAATCGTCCGGGAGGAGCGGGGGGATGGCCCCGAGGGCCGCAGCGGCTTCGGCGTGCGCTTCCTCGACTTCAGCGGACAGACGGAGGTTGCGCTGGCGCGACTCTTCGTGGGGATGCGGTTGAGGGCCTTCGCGGAGGACTATCTCAAGTCTCAGCGGGCTCGCTCCCTGCCCAACGAGGTGGAGCGCGTGGTGGACGTGCTGGCGGCCTGGGAGCTGCTCAAGGCGACGTCTTCCGTTTCCGACCCCTGGCAGGGCTGA
- a CDS encoding GGDEF domain-containing protein: protein MNPADLLSAMKRTVEQLAAFNEMAKALTSTLELREVLALVMQKVSSLLLPRNWSLILQDERTGKLYFEIAVGDGADVLKGLQLNPGEGIAGAVFTSGVARLVHDVGGDPSFSPRFDKASAFHTRSILAVPLLARGRVLGIIELVNGPMDPPFTNEDLTILTAIADYAAIAIENARNFRRVQELTITDEHTGCYNARHLRALLDQEVKRSERFRHPLSLVFLDLDHFKSVNDTHGHLVGSATLKEVGDLLITLGRQNLDAVFRYGGDEFAMLLVETDQDGAAIIGQRVCEAFRGRSFLVEQGLDVRLTASVGVATYPDHATSALDLIRAADFAMYGAKARGRDALCIAEPVPPQGNGSPQFPER from the coding sequence ATGAATCCCGCGGACCTCCTGTCGGCCATGAAGCGGACAGTCGAGCAGCTTGCCGCCTTCAATGAGATGGCCAAGGCCCTGACCTCGACGCTCGAGCTGCGCGAGGTGCTGGCGCTCGTGATGCAGAAGGTCAGCAGCCTGCTGCTGCCCCGCAACTGGTCGCTCATCCTCCAGGACGAGCGCACCGGGAAGCTCTACTTCGAAATCGCGGTGGGGGACGGCGCGGACGTGCTCAAGGGCCTCCAGCTCAACCCCGGCGAGGGCATTGCCGGGGCCGTCTTCACGTCCGGCGTGGCCCGGCTCGTCCATGACGTGGGCGGGGACCCCAGCTTCTCCCCACGCTTCGACAAGGCCTCCGCCTTCCACACCCGCTCCATCCTCGCCGTGCCGCTGCTGGCCCGGGGCAGGGTGCTGGGCATCATCGAGCTGGTGAACGGGCCCATGGATCCGCCCTTCACCAACGAGGACCTCACCATCCTCACCGCCATCGCGGACTACGCGGCCATCGCCATTGAAAACGCGCGCAACTTCCGGCGGGTGCAGGAGCTCACGATTACGGACGAGCACACCGGCTGCTACAACGCCCGGCACCTGCGCGCCCTGTTGGATCAGGAAGTGAAGCGCTCGGAGCGCTTCCGGCACCCGCTGTCGCTCGTCTTCCTGGACCTGGACCACTTCAAGAGCGTCAACGACACCCACGGGCACCTGGTGGGCAGCGCGACCTTGAAGGAGGTGGGGGACCTGCTCATCACCCTGGGCCGGCAGAACCTGGACGCCGTCTTCCGCTACGGGGGAGACGAGTTCGCCATGCTCCTGGTGGAGACGGACCAGGACGGCGCGGCCATCATCGGTCAGCGCGTGTGCGAGGCCTTCCGGGGCCGGAGCTTCCTGGTGGAGCAGGGCCTGGACGTGCGCCTCACCGCCAGCGTGGGGGTGGCCACCTATCCGGACCACGCCACGTCCGCGCTGGACCTCATCCGCGCCGCGGACTTCGCCATGTACGGCGCCAAGGCGCGGGGCCGGGACGCGCTCTGCATCGCCGAACCCGTGCCACCCCAGGGCAACGGCTCACCCCAGTTCCCCGAGCGGTAG
- the mrdA gene encoding penicillin-binding protein 2, whose product MTPPTLGNTTPGRELKRRFVWLGLAMVLGLGLISIQLYRLQITRGEEYAAKSVANFVKEVRLRADRGVIKDARGTILVDSRPSFDAFVTPAFCTDCFEQVIPRLAELLQWDPDQRKKVEDMVRTGRRNAPFQPVPVRVDLSRDEYDRIAARRDILDGVEVAPVPHRHYRTNNVLSHVLGYMNEITQEELERLNGDGARYALGDYIGRRGLERYFEQRLRGTDGVRKEVVNARGQTIEELNDKLGDNAVVPPRPGSNLVLSIDMRLQEEAERAFPGVTGAVVAIDVNTGFIRALVSRPGFDPNLLTGRVTPAQMALLSRDPLDPMINRVAAEHYSPGSTFKVVTALAAFKSGAFRPETVVNCPGGYRLGARTWRCHKDAGHGHVDGFTAMKSSCDTWFYKVADTIGLDPIGEMGKSLGLGSPTGVNVVAEVPGIMPTSAYHDKASPGGYTKGMALNSSIGQGDNNVTPLQLALVYAAIANGGTLYKPQMVNRLEDLDGQTIESFMPEVVRKVELPAPHLKAVIDGLVKVAHEPGGTAYRARTNHMRDKDILVASKTGTAQVARLGAIRLKTHQMSFFERDHAWYAGFAPADKPELAIVVLNEHGGHGGSDAAPTAMAVFQKYFDLKKLDATAPPPRPNQPYTPSSVKRAPGPEEAALTRGVRPPARLPGDDEERARATAD is encoded by the coding sequence GTGACGCCTCCCACGCTGGGAAATACGACGCCCGGGCGCGAGCTCAAGCGGCGCTTCGTGTGGCTGGGCCTGGCCATGGTGCTGGGCCTGGGGCTGATTTCCATCCAGCTCTACCGGCTGCAAATCACCCGGGGCGAGGAGTACGCCGCCAAGAGCGTGGCCAACTTCGTCAAGGAGGTGCGGCTGCGCGCCGACCGCGGCGTCATCAAGGACGCGCGCGGCACCATCCTGGTGGACAGCCGTCCGTCCTTCGACGCCTTCGTCACCCCCGCCTTCTGCACGGACTGCTTCGAGCAGGTGATTCCGCGGCTGGCGGAGCTGCTCCAGTGGGACCCGGACCAGCGCAAGAAGGTGGAGGACATGGTGCGCACGGGGCGCCGCAACGCGCCCTTCCAGCCGGTGCCGGTGCGGGTGGACCTGTCCCGCGACGAGTACGACCGCATCGCCGCGCGGCGCGACATCCTGGACGGCGTGGAGGTGGCGCCCGTGCCGCACCGCCACTACCGCACCAACAACGTGCTGTCGCACGTGCTGGGCTACATGAATGAAATCACCCAGGAGGAACTGGAGCGCCTCAACGGCGACGGCGCCCGCTACGCGCTGGGGGACTACATTGGCCGGCGCGGCCTGGAGCGCTACTTCGAGCAGCGGCTGCGCGGCACGGATGGCGTGCGCAAGGAAGTGGTGAACGCGCGCGGACAGACGATTGAAGAGCTGAACGACAAGCTGGGGGACAACGCCGTGGTGCCGCCGCGTCCGGGCAGCAACCTGGTGCTGTCCATCGACATGCGGCTGCAGGAGGAGGCGGAGCGGGCCTTCCCGGGCGTGACGGGCGCGGTGGTCGCCATCGACGTGAACACGGGGTTCATCCGCGCGCTGGTGTCGCGGCCCGGCTTCGACCCCAACCTGCTCACCGGCCGCGTGACGCCCGCGCAGATGGCGCTGCTGTCGCGCGACCCGTTGGACCCGATGATCAACCGCGTGGCCGCCGAGCACTACAGCCCGGGGTCCACCTTCAAGGTCGTCACCGCGCTGGCCGCGTTCAAGTCCGGCGCCTTCCGTCCGGAGACGGTGGTGAACTGCCCGGGTGGCTACCGGCTGGGCGCGCGCACGTGGCGCTGCCACAAGGACGCGGGCCATGGCCACGTGGACGGGTTCACCGCGATGAAGTCGTCCTGCGACACCTGGTTCTACAAGGTGGCGGACACCATCGGCCTGGACCCCATTGGTGAGATGGGCAAGTCGCTGGGCCTGGGCAGCCCCACCGGCGTCAACGTGGTGGCCGAGGTGCCGGGCATCATGCCGACCAGCGCGTACCACGACAAGGCCTCCCCCGGCGGCTACACCAAGGGCATGGCGCTCAACAGCTCCATTGGCCAGGGCGACAACAACGTCACGCCGCTCCAGCTTGCGCTGGTGTACGCGGCCATCGCCAACGGCGGCACGCTCTACAAGCCGCAGATGGTGAACCGCCTGGAGGACCTGGATGGGCAGACCATCGAGTCCTTCATGCCGGAGGTGGTGCGCAAGGTGGAGCTGCCGGCCCCGCACCTCAAGGCGGTCATCGACGGCCTGGTGAAGGTGGCGCACGAGCCGGGCGGCACGGCCTACCGCGCGCGGACGAACCACATGCGGGACAAGGACATCCTGGTGGCGTCGAAGACGGGCACCGCGCAGGTGGCCCGCCTGGGCGCCATCCGCCTGAAGACGCACCAGATGAGCTTCTTCGAGCGCGACCACGCCTGGTACGCCGGCTTCGCGCCCGCGGACAAGCCGGAGCTCGCCATCGTGGTGCTCAACGAGCACGGCGGACACGGCGGCTCGGACGCGGCGCCCACGGCGATGGCGGTGTTCCAGAAGTACTTCGACCTGAAGAAGCTGGACGCCACGGCGCCGCCGCCGCGTCCCAATCAGCCCTACACGCCGTCCTCCGTGAAGCGCGCGCCTGGCCCTGAAGAGGCGGCGCTGACGCGGGGTGTGCGGCCACCGGCCCGGCTTCCGGGCGATGACGAGGAACGCGCGCGTGCAACTGCGGATTGA
- the rodA gene encoding rod shape-determining protein RodA, giving the protein MVPHIPWGLIISVLAVCGLGIWNLASASRPPHSPVWGSQTLYLGVSMLAVLVVCLVDYRWIQRMAVPIYVGNIVLLIALRFFGHTAKGAESWFVIGPFRMQPAEFVKIGVVLMLAKVYHDDFQPNEPSYSLTRLWKPVLVVLVPFTLVLVQPDLGTALMIGLSSLTVILFGKVRWYLVATLVAGVLAAGIVIWNDYIRDVPEPRPTIVRHYLKKHQSQRISGWLDPEADLRGSGYHAAQSKIAVGSGGVSGKGWREGTQTGLRFLPEQHTDFIFSVWAEEHGFVMCLVLLVLYGAIFIFGLGVGFNARDRFGAFVAVGVVAMLFWQVFENIGMVIGLLPVTGITLPLMSYGGSSLLSVMLCIGLLVNISMRRHMF; this is encoded by the coding sequence ATGGTGCCCCACATCCCCTGGGGCCTCATCATCTCCGTGCTGGCGGTGTGCGGCCTGGGCATCTGGAACCTGGCCTCGGCGTCACGCCCGCCCCACTCGCCGGTGTGGGGCTCGCAGACGCTCTACCTGGGCGTCAGCATGCTCGCGGTGCTGGTGGTGTGCCTGGTGGACTACCGCTGGATTCAGCGCATGGCGGTGCCCATCTACGTGGGCAACATCGTGCTGCTCATCGCGCTGCGCTTCTTCGGCCACACGGCGAAGGGCGCGGAGAGCTGGTTCGTCATTGGCCCGTTCCGCATGCAGCCCGCGGAGTTCGTGAAGATTGGCGTCGTGTTGATGCTGGCCAAGGTCTACCACGACGACTTCCAGCCCAATGAGCCGTCCTACAGCCTGACGCGGCTGTGGAAGCCGGTGCTCGTCGTCCTGGTGCCCTTCACCCTGGTGCTGGTGCAGCCGGACCTGGGCACGGCGCTGATGATTGGCCTGTCCTCGCTCACCGTCATCCTGTTCGGCAAGGTGCGCTGGTACCTGGTGGCCACGCTGGTGGCGGGCGTGCTCGCGGCGGGCATCGTCATCTGGAACGACTACATCCGCGACGTGCCAGAGCCGCGGCCCACCATCGTCCGGCACTACCTGAAGAAGCACCAGAGCCAGCGCATCTCCGGCTGGTTGGACCCCGAGGCGGACCTGCGCGGCAGTGGGTACCACGCGGCCCAGTCGAAAATCGCCGTGGGCAGCGGAGGCGTCTCCGGGAAGGGCTGGCGCGAGGGAACCCAGACGGGCCTGCGCTTCCTGCCCGAGCAGCACACCGACTTCATCTTCTCGGTGTGGGCGGAGGAGCACGGCTTCGTGATGTGCCTCGTCCTGCTGGTGCTCTACGGCGCCATCTTCATCTTCGGCCTGGGCGTGGGGTTCAACGCGCGAGACAGATTCGGAGCCTTCGTCGCCGTGGGCGTGGTGGCGATGCTCTTCTGGCAGGTGTTCGAGAACATCGGCATGGTGATTGGCTTGCTGCCGGTGACGGGTATCACCCTGCCGCTGATGAGTTACGGCGGCTCATCCCTGTTGTCGGTGATGCTCTGCATCGGCTTGCTGGTGAACATCAGCATGCGACGTCACATGTTCTGA
- the mreC gene encoding rod shape-determining protein MreC, which produces MWSLLKRYYRPLFVGFLLLAPLVAFLLGGSKGRGPNFVDRAIIAVTSPVQQGLTSAIEGAVAAGQNYLDLRGVRRENDALRLENLQLRAAVQALGESRMENERLRKLLNYAQAEPGPEIPARVVGVNPVAKLLSVRISSGEQQGVFRGMSVVTPDGIVGQVIRATGGYADVALVTDPQSRVAVRVQRSRARGTAAGTGGGPLKLENMLRTEDVEDGDLIITAGTDGIYPPGVVVGRVTGLEKKEHGMFQGADIVPAVDTSKLEEVLVVGSPYSAMAPGGTAEGASK; this is translated from the coding sequence GTGTGGTCGCTCCTCAAGCGGTATTACCGCCCCCTTTTCGTGGGCTTTCTGCTCCTCGCCCCGCTCGTGGCCTTCCTGCTCGGCGGCAGCAAGGGCAGGGGACCCAATTTCGTCGACCGGGCCATCATCGCGGTGACATCCCCGGTCCAACAGGGGCTGACCTCCGCCATCGAGGGCGCGGTGGCCGCGGGTCAGAACTACCTGGACCTGCGGGGCGTGCGCCGGGAGAATGACGCGCTGCGTTTGGAGAACCTCCAGTTGCGGGCGGCCGTGCAGGCCCTGGGCGAGTCGCGCATGGAGAACGAGCGGCTGCGCAAGCTGCTCAACTACGCGCAGGCGGAGCCGGGGCCTGAAATCCCGGCGCGGGTGGTGGGCGTCAATCCGGTGGCGAAGCTCCTGTCGGTCCGCATCAGCAGTGGCGAGCAGCAAGGCGTCTTTCGCGGCATGTCCGTGGTGACGCCGGACGGAATCGTGGGACAGGTCATCCGGGCCACCGGCGGGTACGCGGACGTGGCGCTGGTGACGGACCCCCAGAGCCGGGTGGCGGTGCGCGTGCAGCGCTCGCGGGCCCGGGGCACGGCGGCGGGTACGGGAGGCGGTCCCCTGAAGCTGGAGAACATGCTGCGCACCGAGGACGTGGAGGACGGAGACCTCATCATCACCGCGGGCACGGATGGCATCTATCCGCCCGGCGTGGTGGTGGGCCGCGTCACCGGCCTGGAGAAGAAGGAGCACGGCATGTTCCAGGGCGCGGACATCGTCCCGGCGGTGGATACGAGCAAGCTGGAAGAGGTGTTGGTGGTGGGCAGTCCGTACAGCGCCATGGCGCCGGGCGGCACCGCGGAGGGCGCGTCGAAATGA
- a CDS encoding DUF3108 domain-containing protein, with the protein MQTQSKWGVAALFAGLVWSVTATAQESVNPAFGPGEQSSYRVRYLGITAGTAQVTVGATMKQWGEEVWPIVAVARSNDMLGVWPIKDKFVSYWQPESQRVVGSDLHADENGSRRRQRIKMLPDGKSAFVVKQKEGEPARESTREVPEGTLDMTGATFALRNQELAVGAEYAYPVFTGSKAFTLRAKVEGREVLGTELGKKEVFKLRVKTEFDGNLASKRDMFVYLTTDPSHVPVRVEADLALGTIVAEITDYKPGRSMAVARAENGG; encoded by the coding sequence ATGCAAACGCAGTCCAAGTGGGGGGTCGCGGCGCTGTTCGCGGGCCTGGTGTGGTCGGTCACGGCCACGGCCCAGGAGTCCGTGAACCCGGCGTTTGGCCCCGGTGAGCAGAGCTCGTACCGCGTCCGGTATCTGGGAATCACGGCGGGCACCGCGCAGGTGACGGTGGGCGCCACCATGAAGCAGTGGGGCGAGGAGGTCTGGCCCATCGTCGCGGTGGCGCGCTCCAACGACATGCTGGGCGTGTGGCCCATCAAGGACAAGTTCGTGTCCTACTGGCAGCCCGAAAGCCAGCGCGTGGTGGGCAGTGACTTGCATGCGGATGAGAACGGCTCGCGCCGGCGTCAGCGCATCAAGATGTTGCCGGATGGAAAGTCCGCCTTCGTCGTGAAGCAGAAGGAGGGCGAGCCGGCGCGCGAGTCCACGCGCGAGGTGCCCGAGGGCACGCTGGACATGACGGGCGCGACGTTCGCATTGCGCAATCAGGAGCTGGCCGTGGGCGCGGAGTATGCCTATCCCGTGTTCACGGGCAGCAAGGCGTTCACCCTCCGCGCGAAGGTGGAAGGGCGCGAGGTGCTGGGCACGGAGCTGGGCAAGAAGGAAGTGTTCAAGCTGCGTGTGAAGACGGAGTTCGACGGCAACCTCGCGTCGAAGCGCGACATGTTCGTCTACCTCACCACGGACCCGAGCCACGTGCCGGTGCGGGTGGAGGCGGACCTGGCGCTGGGCACCATCGTCGCGGAGATAACCGACTACAAGCCGGGCCGCAGCATGGCGGTGGCCCGAGCCGAGAATGGCGGGTAA